The region taaataaaaggtcTTTATTTCACAGTATCAAGGCAAGACCACTCAGGCAAGTAAAGTGCTCCCCAGGGGTAAAAACAAACCCTGGGTGTACAATACTTCGTGAAAGCATTatctctggcaaaaaaaaagaagaaaaaaaaaatccactttgatactgATAACTACTGTAGAGTACTTTGTAAACACCCAGTTTCTGTAGATTCTATGATGCTCGCATTTATGATTTACATGGACAAAGTTTGGGGTAGACCACAAGACTCTGTTTAAAAGCAGTAATGACAGTGGCTTGTTGAGTTTGAGGCTCAAGGTTGTTTAGCTTCTTCCTGAACTGATTTGTGATAGATCTATCGATAGATCATATTGGAAGAGGATTTATAGacgttttgtattgcattgtattgcattgtattacactttTGTCACAATAAATTTGTCTGTGAATTATGGGGCTGCTCACCCCAAGAGGGTGCATCGCTACagtggacacaccaccacccccttttttttaagcattttgttctgcctgcaagtgtatttgtttttcaatcaatttttttttctacagaattttgctagggacaaatCTTTTGATGCAGCAGAAAATACCAGAGAGTGGGGGGTTCAAACcaatgtgctcagattctctttgcTTCTTAAGTGGATGCCTTTATAGTTAGATATGAATGTCATATGTGTCTAGAATTCTAATctactgtattttactgtatttgtAATTCTActgtattttgtttgatttttttttttttttttttttttgtgtgtgtgtgtgtgtaccttttaaGTATTAATTACCACACTCCTCATTCGTTGTAATGCAAGTGCACTAAATGTAATAAAGacattttgttctgttctgttttgttctgtgaaTTGAATCTTGGTGTGTGCAGATCAAAACGAGGATGGAGAATGAGAGGTATCTGAGGGATCATCCTGAGGTGGAGTGTATTCTGGCCGGCTTTTTGGGGTCAgtaatatacatgtacatgtgtagaCTTATAGGTACACTCAAGTAGGCACAACTGGCTGTGcgaatgcatgcgcgcgcacacacacacacaccacacacacacacacacacacacacacacacacacacacacaggcacacacacacacacacacacacacacacacacacacacacacacagaggcatgcatacacatatgcatgctcacacacacacacacacacacacacacacacacacacacacacacactcacagaggcatgcacacacacatgcatgctcacacacacacacacaaacacacacacacacacacacacacacacagaggcgtgcatgcacacatgcatgctctctctcacacacacacacacgcacacacatacacacacacacagaggcatgtacacacatgcatgctcacacacatgcacacacacacacacacacacacacacacacacacacacacagaggcgtgcatgcacatgtgcatgctctctctctctcacacacacgcacacacacacacacacacacacacagaggcatgtacacacatgcatgctcacacacatgcacacacacacacacacacacacacacacacacacacacacacacacacacacaaccaaaggaGTCTGTTGACACTGATAGTCATAGTTTAGCCCGACACAGTTGAGAAATGTTCACACTAATAAAGTCTTCTTGTGATCAGTGTCGTCAGTGTGATCTATGTCATCATTGAAAATACCCAGAAAATACTGCTGGAAAACTGGAGCACAGCTTCCTAAATATTGCAACAAAAATTGAACACAGGTGCGCATTATTCGGGCTGCAACTAAGAtgaaatcatcattattaacGGTGATCATGCATCAGTATTACATGTATGGTCATTACTACGAGTacactcagatttttttttctttgcattatTTATTAAGAAGCTAACATTATTACACaaatgttttgtttgattttcatccATTTTGAGTTTTCAAGATTGTCTGTTTCCTTCTTCAAACTGATAGACTCCCGTTGACAGAAGTTCAAATGCACCAATAATTGTTATTACATGTACTGAGCTTAAAttgagatttttattttatttttttattttattttttttttaaatgaaattatATCCTTAATCCTGGTTCAGTCTTCTTGATCTCTTGTAAGTTTTCGTGCTTTTTCAGGTATACTGATAAATATGGaatttgcactctctctctctctctcacacacacacacacacacacacacacacacacacacacacacatacaacaagcaTATTAACAAATAcaagtatgcacacaaacacatatccacAATAGAAATATTTATTCCTTTGCCTTGTGTTGTGTATATAAGGGCAacagtgggagaaaaaaaagtaattataaAATGATATGTAGCTTTAGCTATTggagacaagatttttttttttttttttttctgttcattcataGATATATAATTTATCCTTGTATACTTATATGCCATCTGATACATTTTGTCCTTTATTATGTCAGTGTCAGTAGAGTTTGATGTTTTGTTCATGTGCTTGTGCCTGTTTGTATGCTCACTTTATTTTCATGACTGTAGGTTCTGTTGTGGTGTCAtaactttaataaaaaaaaatatatatatattagattgaAAACAAAATTTTTTAAGCCAAAGCTTTTTCCtatatttcttttactttttcagGGAGACCTTGATGAAAAGACCAGAAGATATCCGGGAATTTGCTGCAGGTAATTATATCAGTGGTGTGAGAAAGATAAAGATGTAAGCAAACATACAGAAAAGGTATACAGAAATGTgggaaactatatatatatatatatatatatatatatatatatatatatatatatagggagtggagaaagaaagacagtgagagtggtgtgtgAATGAGGaagatcataattattattgctgttactaTAATCTGACACGAGTGGAGACTTTGAAGAGAAATAAGAGCTGCCAAACAGAACAAAGGGAAAACCGGATCAGATCGAGTGGAGTCAGGTGGTAAGCGAAGGGAAATaacctctcgatctctctctctctctctctctctctctctctctctctctctcactgtcatggAAACAAACATCTTTCTGCCATGTGAATTGCCAAGATATTGCACCGAGCGGGTGTgatattcaatacaatacaatatacaatacagtacaatacaatacgattggaaatcacatgtgcattcaaaggctcgtcactcacaccacacaatctCTCAGCCCAAAGTCGAGTctaacacacatatatgtatatatgaacatggcaaaaaaaaccaaaaaaaacccttaaaagtGAAAAGTTTGAATAAAGATACGAAAGTGATAAAAACTTAAGAGCTTAATCCAGTTATAAAACAGTAAAGGAAATTATAACGTGTATttcaaagaaaaactgaaaagcgCTATTTccggtaaaagaaattataacgggtattttgaagaaaaactaagaagcgctatttccAAATAAGAGACACCGTatgatgaaattattattttgtAATAAATTCTTCTCATGTCAGATGATGAAAACAATGCTGATTCATAACAGATGGCACTGTTTATAAAGACAAATGACTGACATTTGTGTGATCACAGACCCTGCTAAGTGCCATGTAAATATTGCACAGTACTTCACCGAACTATGTCTCCAGCAAAGTGaaattcagtatatatatatatatatatatatatatatatactgaagtGAAATTCACTTGCGAACTTtgcactgaaagaaaaacaaacctgcCTCTACTGCACCTGTCATTGCGTAAATTCATAGAACCAAATTTTCGCACATACTTCACTGTGAAACGTTTCTTTCATCATGACTAGggaccaaaacttttttttttttttttactttcacatGCAAATCTTATTAGGCAGATCTCTTCTCGGatgagatccccccccccaccctcctctgtcaGGTCCATCTCCTAAGCACACGGCTCCCTTGTCAGCCACAAGTCTTTCTTGAAGAGATTTCCATCAAAAACCAAACTCTTTGATCTAGCTCCTTAATAATTGTGAGCGCTCTGTTGATGGTCTGAACTTTTTCTTCAAAATGTTGTTGACCcgaattcagtttttttttcgcCATTTTAATTGCTTCACATcccttctttacttcttcttccttccatgGCAACAGGACTGCTTTGAAAAATTCTCTCATTTTCAACACAGGTTGCTTGCTTTGATTGCATTGTGGCATGGTGGCCAAAACTGGTGGGTCAGTTTTGTGTCTGTGGATgaatggcttttttgtttgtttgtttgttttgcttttttgactcacttgtgtaaacaaagtgagtctatgttttaacccggtgtttggttgtctgtgtgtgtgtgtgtgtgtgtgtccgtggtaaactttaacattgacattttctctgcaaatactttgtcagttgacaccaaattaggcataaaaataggaaaaattcatttctttccagtcatcttgtttaaaacaatattgcacctctgggataggcacaaacaaaaattaaaaaatgaagcctaattatatgcaaactgcatatactgttatatttatattttttgtattctctaaacttggcactttgatctgatattctgacccaacaacaagagcagtcattattatcattttctgttcaaacaggaacttcttttgctaagcatggaagttttatttattttgcaaacgttttggtgcagatagtaaagaagggaaattactctgtaattaatgctaggggacttaatttgctttaaactgatctttctcatcttagacattacattttgaaagtatactcaatacataaaaagcatggatttttttttttttttttttttccaagtgtatcacaagtgagtcttgaaggccttgcctctctcgttttttttgttggttttttttttcacatgcaaAATTTCACATGAATTCTTAGCATGCAAatttcggggaggggggttggtgggggggaggggggagtggggggggggggttcacgtcGAAGGAAATTCACCTCAATGAAGACAAATTTgtgtgatgacagacagacagtacttgtgcttgcgtgtgtttccAGAGTACTTCACCAAGCCAGACCTCCCTAGCAAAGTGCAGAAACAGCTGGAGGACAGGCAGACTGTCATGAAACAGAACCAGATGCTGCAGAAAATTTAAGAGAGtggttactggtggtggtggcggtagcggtgctgctgctgctgctgctgccaaccttcagactctgtgtgtgtctgtgttccttgTCATCACTCTGCAACTTTCTCTGTggattatatgtgtgtgggtgtgtgtgggtatgtgtgtgtgtagctgtgttcgTGCTCATGGCATCATcacctctagctctctctctctctctctcgttctctctctctctctctctctctctctctctgtgtgcttgtgaTTGTCCCCCCTTGTCCATGACATCATTTTTGTTAGAAACAACCTGTTGTGTTGTTGACCAAGTCTGTGACTTGAGAGATTTATTTGTCAGAAACAGTCTGTTGTATGTGCTTCTGCTGAATTGCACTGTGAGGCAATGCCACTGTATTTTTCATCCGGAttcctgtgtgtggttttttgttttcctctctctcccatttccatctcttcccttttccctgttcctttctttctttctttctttctttctctctttcagattCCCATCTCTACTTGCCctctttgattttattttctttgtaacgattgagaaaaacagacattacaattttttttttttttttttttttttttttttttgtattgattgacaacagacagtactttgtttttggtgtttttttaaaggTACCCAAATAAATATTGTATTTTAAGAATGTTCATTTTATTGTATCTGtatcatttaacttttttttttcttttttgcatttaACAAAATGACTGCATGTTTAGTTTATCTGCggttttatgtgggttttttttgttgttgttgttgtattgtgtgtgtgatgttgcagactttttgttttgttggtgtgttttagCACATCATTCTCAACGGAAGATTGTGATTGAATTATTCCCTTAGTCATCCATCaacatctgtctttttttttcttttttttttgttttttttttcttttttttatcatcttgaCCACTCACTTATATTCACTCTAAGAATAGATCTGCTCAATGAAAGTCagcggagaagaaaaaaaaaaaagcgcttgtGTTTCAGGACTTTTATCATGAAGAGTAAatatggtgttgttttttttggaaataTAAAAGTGTTGGATTTCTCTGTATGAGCAGTTGAATGATGCGTTTTTAAATACTTGATTAGACATtaatttctctcttctttttttgctcattctctctctctctctctctctctctctctctctctctctctctctctctctctctctctcttcctctctctctctctctctctctctctcttcctctccccctctctctctcttcctctctctcttcctctctctctccttctctc is a window of Babylonia areolata isolate BAREFJ2019XMU chromosome 22, ASM4173473v1, whole genome shotgun sequence DNA encoding:
- the LOC143297177 gene encoding RIIa domain-containing protein 1-like, with protein sequence MAEQPKHKAPEGMEPYDLGGDNDLGALSKKQQEELNTFKIKTRMENERYLRDHPEVECILAGFLGETLMKRPEDIREFAAEYFTKPDLPSKVQKQLEDRQTVMKQNQMLQKI